A window of the Aspergillus flavus chromosome 6, complete sequence genome harbors these coding sequences:
- a CDS encoding putative hscarg dehydrogenase (nmrA-like family protein), with protein MSSTKLLVVLGATGNQGGSVIRSFLADPTWQIRGLTRNTSSVKAQSLREQGVEIIQADLDDIVSLESAFQGATAIFSVTDFWNAFATIAPNSEIEDQSKIRRTYEYELQQGKNVFDAAAKIDTLERLVFSSLSDASKWSKGKYTRVLHFEAKAHAVDYGRETYPELWKKTSVVQVGWYLSNFLGPFLRPKKAESGVYQFVGGLKGEVKLPIAAAEEDTGPAVKALIACPPGKNLIAYREWMTPEEFVRTWSRVLGVPAECVTLPEGQSIEGVPDILKKEFIDNWGYWNEFGYEGRDDPTVLHPKQLEVGFEVPTVEDWIRKQDWSDIL; from the exons ATGTCCTCTACTAAACTCCTTGTTGTGCTCGGTGCCACCGGCAACCAAGGTGGATCCGTCATCAGAAGCTTCCTCGCAGACCCTACCTGGCAAATCCGCGGTCTAACTCGGAATACTTCCAGTGTGAAAGCCCAATCGCTCCGAGAACAGGGTGTTGAGATTATTCAGGCAGATCTAGACGACATCGTCTCTCTCGAATCCGCTTTCCAAGGAGCAACTGCCATCTTCAGCGTGACTGATTTCTGGAACGCTTTCGCGACAATTGCCCCGAATAGTGAGATTGAAGATCAGTCGAAGATCAGACGGACATATGAGTATGAGTTGCAGCAGGGAAAGAATGTTTTCGATGCTGCGGCTAAGATAGACACGTTGGAGAGGCTTGTTTTCTCTAGTCTATCTGATGCGTCGAAGTGGTCGAAGGGTAAGTATACACGGGTGCTGCATTTTGAAGCCAAGGCACATGCGGTCGATTATGGGAGGGAGACGTATCCGGAGCTTTGGAAAAAGACTAGTGTTGTTCAGGTTGGGTGGTATTTGTCGAATTTTCTTGGTCCATTTTTGAGGCCGAAGAAG GCTGAGAGTGGAGTCTATCAATTCGTTGGCGGGTTGAAGGGCGAGGTAAAACTTCCtattgctgctgctgaagaGGATACTGGTCCAGCTGTGAAGGCTCTTATTGCGTGTCCGCCGGGGAAGAATCTGATTGCTTATCGGGAGTGGATGACACCGGAGGAGTTTGTTCGTACCTGGAGTCGTGTGCTTGGGGTTCCTGCTGAGTGTGTGACTCTGCCGGAAGGGCAGTCTATCGAGGGTGTACCGGacatcttgaagaaggaatTCATCGATAACTGGGGATACTGGAATGAGTTTGGCTATGAGGGTCGTGATGACCCTACCGTCCTTCATCCAAAGCAG CTTGAGGTCGGCTTCGAAGTTCCTACTGTTGAGGATTGGATTAGGAAGCAGGATTGGTCGGATATCCTGTAG
- a CDS encoding zeaxanthin epoxidase, which produces MSSKSFKVIIAGGSIAGLSLALMLEKNGIDFLVLEAYPSIAPQVGASIGLLPNGLRILDQLGCYESVMEMAEYPVDKVCFRDSRGKLIRSLENFNQLMTGRHGYPIVFFERRMLIQILYDKIQDKSKVLTSQRVQTVHTSQSHVTVTTKDGKSYKGDIIVGADGIHSTVRRQMWEEARKMNPSWIDPSEENALPATYACIFGISEGVRGIEKGTLSSVFNEKFSYLIPSGPGEKTYWFLVRNIGETMYGPDIPRFTKQEEETLVKEHWDDQITPTVRFSDLYKNKTSSVYTSLPEYVYKRWYFQRIMTIGDSCHKFEPLTGQGGNSAIETAAALTNHLMAALRSNFCQSLSTVDISSVFEKVQRQREERTWSLVRAAHARQRLECLETPLLKLIARFVTPYYPLQLLKEHWIATYSAAVSLDMIAIPRRPREIPFYDELFRVPATRGITGLLLYVGYLLIAFVAFRLLFVATAANGTWALVRQAVRDRSITMGGLEVPLRRVFTGCRSSQTRTSIAATILLILDATADLHLHGGGLSPKEQMDPFVKSQLMGCSIPASWNWIHRSILFYGKHIHHWSDILFFMDHQELARIDS; this is translated from the exons ATGTCTTCCAAGTCCTTCAAGGTCATTATCGCCGGTGGCAGCATTGCGGGGCTATCCCTGGCCCTAATGCTAGAGAAGAATGGCATCGACTTCCTAGTTCTCGAGGCTTACCCGAGCATCGCACCCCAAGTCGGTGCAAGTATTGGTCTCTTGCCGAACGGTCTACGCATCCTTGACCAACTAGGATGTTATGAGTCGGTCATGGAGATGGCCGAATACCCAGTGGATAAAGTCTGTTTCCGCGATTCTCGTGGAAAGCTCATTCGCAGTTTAGAGAACTTTAACCAGCTTATGACTGGACG TCATGGCTACCCCATTGTCTTCTTTGAGCGTCGGATGTTGATTCAGATTCTCTATGACAAGATCCAAGACAAGTCGAAGGTACTCACATCACAGAGGGTCCAGACTGTCCATACAAGCCAATCTCACGTTACGGTCACCACCAAAGATGGGAAATCCTATAAGGGGGATATTATCGTCGGAGCAGATGGAATCCATTCGACGGTACGGAGACAGATGTGGGAAGAAGCTAGGAAAATGAACCCTTCCTGGATAGATCCATCTGAAGAGAATG CACTCCCAGCGACATATGCATGCATATTTGGCATTTCAGAAGGCGTTCGTGGTATCGAGAAGGGAACTCTTAGTTCTGTGTTTAATGAGAAGTTCTCGTACCTCATCCCCAGTGGGCCTGGAGAGAAAACGTATTGGTTTCTGGTGAGAAACATAGGGGAAACAATGTATGGACCAGATATTCCTCGCTTCACCAAACAAGAAGAGGAGACCTTGGTGAAGGAACATTGGGACGATCAAATCACTCCAACAGTACGATTTTCGGATCTTTACAAGAACAAGACCAGCTCGGTGTACACCAGTCTACCGGAGTACGTCTATAAAAGATGGTATTTTCAGAGAATCATGACCATTGGTGATTCGTGCCATAAG TTTGAGCCCCTGACGGGACAAGGAGGAAATTCGGCAATTGAAACTGCCGCCGCTCTCACGAACCACCTCATGGCTGCTCTGAGAAGCAATTTTTGTCAATCACTATCAACTGTAGACATCTCATCTGTTTTTGAGAAAGTCCAACGTCAAAGGGAAGAACGTACGTGGAGCTTAGTCAGAGCTGCCCATGCTCGACAGCGCCTGGAGTGCCTGGAAACCCCGCTGTTGAAGCTGATTGCAAGATTTGTCACTCCATACTATCCTCTTCAACTCTTAAAGGAACACTGGATCGCGACATACTCTGCGGCTGTGTCATTGGACATGATTGCTATACCAAGGAGGCCACGAGAGATCCCTTTTTATGACGAGTTGTTCAGGGTTCCAGCAACCCGGGGAATCACTGGCCTTCTGCTATACGTAGGATATCTCCTCATTGCCTTTGTCGCCTTCCGATTGCTATTCGTTGCCACCGCGGCTAATGGGACATGGGCACTAGTCCGTCAAGCTGTTCGCGACCGGTCAATAACGATGGGTGGGTTGGAGGTTCCTCTTCGCCGAGTGTTTACCGG TTGCAGGTCCTCCCAGACCAGAACAAGCATTGCAGCTACTATACTTCTTATCCTCGATGCTACCGCTgatctccatcttcacggTGGAGGGTTATCGCCGAAGGAACAAATGGACCCTTTTGTCAAG TCCCAGCTTATGGGCTGTTCTATACCAGCTTCGTGGAATTGGATTCATCGCTCCATTCTATTTTATGGCAAGCACATTCATCACTGGTCGGATATCCTATTTTTCATGGACCACCAGGAGCTTGCCAGAATCGACAGCTAA
- a CDS encoding putative sister chromatid cohesion protein (DNA polymerase eta), giving the protein MSRSSPDPFVASPSSPSHPVKNHSRYTYRQLQLLRQSSTASPLRVIAHVDLDAFYAQCEMVRLQTPREIPLAVRQWDSLIAINYPARAFGITRMISAKEARKLCPEIVLQHVATFREGEGGKWAYREDSYRRMNTDKVCLDPYRAESRKILKTMKEELSRWYTDLVDEERGLGPHAQIQQASVEKASVDEVFIDLSPLVYGVLLRRYPELRNGPDGDDRVASLPRPPTTALEWNQGDCLVDLDENETEVDDPDWDDVAMLIGSDIVRAVRTVVWDNLSYTCSAGIAKNKMMAKLGSSSNKPNKQTIVRNRAIQNFLSGFKFTKIRMLGGKLGDQVTALFGTEQVSDLLQVTLEQFRAKLDDDTANWLYGIIRGEDKSEVNPRTQIKSMLSAKSFRPSINSVEQAERWLRIFAADIYGRLVEDGVLEHRRRPKTLALHHRQGAQVRSRQNPIPGSTPIDETLLFDIGRTLLRQVIGDGCAWPCANLSMSVGGFEDGVGNNKAIDSFLLRGDQAKNIGHPAKDRLTDDLPEMLQLSEKRRKVEDDGIKRFFNQSLGVNTKPQPSEAILETPATSLERNSENILLSDASCNPQITEVALGFYTCSRCEKTLPEAERDEHDDWHFAKDLERQERQEAMRSQQTARPSNNTGSSSARGRPGRNSRGKPEKGQTRLAFG; this is encoded by the coding sequence ATGTCGCGCTCGTCCCCAGACCCGTTCGTCGCATCGCCCTCCTCCCCGAGCCACCCCGTGAAGAACCATTCCCGATACACCTACCGTCAACTGCAGCTCCTACGCCAGAGTTCGACGGCCTCGCCGCTCCGAGTGATTGCCCATGTCGATCTGGATGCATTCTACGCACAATGTGAGATGGTGCGTCTTCAGACGCCGAGGGAGATACCCCTCGCTGTACGCCAGTGGGACTCGCTGATCGCGATCAACTACCCTGCTCGGGCGTTCGGGATaacgaggatgatatccGCGAAGGAAGCTCGGAAGCTTTGTCCGGAAATTGTTCTACAGCATGTTGCGACCTTCCGAGAAGGTGAGGGTGGGAAATGGGCGTATAGGGAGGATTCTTACCGGCGCATGAATACGGATAAAGTGTGTTTGGATCCGTATCGGGCGGAATCACGCAAGATCCTGAAAACAATGAAGGAGGAATTGTCGAGATGGTATACGGACCTGGTTGATGAGGAACGAGGGCTGGGACCACACGCTCAGATACAACAGGCTAGTGTTGAGAAAGCTAGCGTTGATGAAGTTTTCATCGATCTGTCCCCGCTGGTTTATGGTGTTTTGCTTCGACGGTATCCGGAACTACGAAATGGGCCGGATGGCGACGATCGTGTCGCATCACTACCTCGTCCCCCTACAACGGCACTGGAATGGAACCAGGGCGATTGTCTAGTGGACCTAGACGAGAACGAGACAGAGGTGGATGATCCTGATTGGGATGATGTGGCGATGCTTATTGGGTCAGATATTGTCCGAGCGGTTCGCACGGTGGTTTGGGATAATCTGAGTTATACGTGTTCCGCAGGTATAGCGAAGAACAAGATGATGGCAAAGTTGGGGAGCTCTAGCAACAAACCTAACAAACAGACCATTGTTCGCAATCGCGCCATCCAGAACTTCCTTAGTGGCTTCAAGTTTACCAAGATACGAATGCTTGGGGGTAAGCTGGGCGATCAGGTCACTGCTCTGTTTGGAACCGAACAAGTTAGCGATCTTTTACAGGTTACGCTGGAGCAGTTCCGGGCcaagctggatgatgatactGCTAACTGGCTTTATGGAATCATCCGCGGCGAGGATAAAAGTGAAGTGAACCCCAGGACGCAAATCAAGTCCATGCTCTCCGCCAAGTCTTTCAGACCGAGTATCAACTCCGTCGAGCAGGCGGAACGGTGGTTGCGGATTTTTGCCGCCGACATCTATGGCCGTCTCGTGGAAGATGGTGTACTTGAGCACCGACGCCGTCCAAAAACCCTCGCCCTGCATCATAGGCAAGGTGCACAAGTTCGCTCTCGTCAAAACCCCATTCCTGGGTCGACACCGATCGACGAAACATTACTCTTCGATATTGGGAGGACATTGCTTCGACAGGTCATCGGTGACGGATGCGCCTGGCCTTGTGCAAACTTGTCAATGAGtgttggtggatttgagGATGGGGTTGGCAATAATAAAGCAATAGATTCTTTTCTACTCCGAGGAGACCAGGCTAAAAATATTGGCCACCCTGCGAAGGACCGTCTTACGGATGACTTGCCGGAAATGTTACAACTGAGCGAGAAACGGAGGAAAGTCGAAGACGATGGTATAAAACGCTTCTTCAACCAGTCTCTCGGGGTCAACACGAAACCCCAGCCTAGCGAGGCTATTTTGGAGACACCGGCGACGAGCCTGGAAAGGAACAGCGAGAACATCCTTCTGTCTGATGCCTCGTGTAATCCTCAAATAACAGAAGTCGCGCTGGGATTCTATACTTGTAGTCGTTGCGAAAAAACGCTACCGGAAGCTGAAAGGGATGAACACGATGACTGGCATTTTGCCAAGGAtctggaaagacaagaaagacaagaagccATGAGATCCCAACAGACAGCACGCCCGTCCAATAACACGGGATCTTCCAGCGCCCGCGGCAGACCGGGTCGTAACAGCCGGGGTAAGCCTGAGAAAGGGCAGACACGTCTCGCTTTCGGATAG
- a CDS encoding cortactin-binding protein — protein sequence MTPETETRQSRGLDGLPAELIDMIVACIDPPSLAQLASTCQRLSEMLRSLLPKTAKGYALASEEYYSRYLTRNLGAHILDCPFVYRFQRFADTIIIPLQPLADAIEKGEINAVRGFLDAGGASLELYQLQPQPKMICMIPYCNLESLKLILDKVDLSYIYGYGRSVLHRAVRNDDPDVLELLVGKYAHLPSLQDSRGETALFQAVQLPDGGDRQNTMIRILVDAGIDINTRNSQNETALHKVSSRGSPEVVQFLLERGIETNIPGKNGMTELHYAARDNSTEVIKLLLSHGTFNIHASTNNGETPLHMSARQRTSDNFAMLLANGAIPPLRDANGLTPLHMAQNLGHWSLERYFQY from the exons ATGACGCCTGAAACTGAGACGAGACAGTCTCGTGGGCTAGACGGCTTACCAGCTGAGCTGATTGATATGATCGTTGCCTGTATCGACCCTCCATCCTTAGCACAACTCGCTAGCACCTGTCAAAGGCTCAGCGAGATGTTACGCTCATTACTGCCCAAGACTGCCAAGGGATATGCCCTGGCAAGTGAAGAGTATTACTCTCGTTACCTTACCAGAAACTTAGGAGCGCATATTCTCGACTGCCCGTTTGTTTATCGGTTCCAACGGTTCGCAGATACTATCATTATCCCACTCCAGCCACTCGCAGATGCAATTGAAAAAGGTGAAATCAACGCCGTCAGAGGATTCCTTGATGCAGG GGGTGCCAGCTTGGAGCTGTACCAATTGCAGCCTCAGCCCAAGATGATCTGTATGATACCATACTGCAACCTCGAATCGCTCAAACTTATCTTGGATAAGGTCGATTTGAGCTATATATATGGCTATGGTAGATCTGTGCTCCATCGAGCCGTAAGGAATGACGATCCCGATGTGCTAGAGCTTTTGGTTGGGAAATATGCCCATCTGCCCTCCTTGCAGGATTCTAGAGGTGAAACGGCCCTTTTCCAAGCTGTTCAACTCCCGGATGGCGGTGATCGTCAGAACACTATGATTCGTATATTGGTCGACGCCGGCATTGATATAAACACCAGAAACAGTCAGAACGAGACTGCCTTGCACAAAGTTTCTTCTCGTGGCTCCCCAGAGGTTGTCCAGTTCCTCCTAGAGCGCGGAATCGAGACAAACATCCCAGGAAAGAATGGAATGACCGAGTTACACTACGCAGCCCGAGACAATTCGACAGAAGTTATAAAACTTCTACTTTCTCATGGCACATTCAATATTCACGCATCCACGAATAATGGCGAAACGCCGCTGCATATGTCAGCAAGACAGCGGACATCCGATAATTTTGCAATGCTGCTTGCTAACGGGGCAATTCCACCCCTTAGAGACGCCAATGGCTTAACGCCTCTGCACATGGCCCAAAACCTGGGTCATTGGAGCCTTGAGAGATACTTCCAGTATTAA